One window of Mucilaginibacter inviolabilis genomic DNA carries:
- the proB gene encoding glutamate 5-kinase — MYVKVSQYQSKNIIFGSKYDQQEMAFNYQRIIIKIGSNVFTQENGLPNLQRIEHLVEQIAAIKKQGKEVILVSSGAVASGRSLITISEKYDAIAARQLLASIGQVKLINTYSSLFERFDILCSQVLVTKEDFRDRMHYLNMKNCLELLLQHQVIPVVNENDVVSVTELMFTDNDELAGLIASMLNAEALIVLTNVDGIYNGNPNSPGSAVIEQVNGAVVDFSEFVSSGRSQFGRGGMITKSTMSQKTAQLGIAVHIANGSRDNVLTDVLENKVIHTRFIPTKKASGKKKWIAHSEKSATGVVQVNDGAKVALTSSKATSLLPVGITNVLTDFKKGDIIKLVDEKNKQLGLGIAEYGADKARERVGLKNQKPLVHYDYLYLQS, encoded by the coding sequence TTGTATGTTAAAGTGAGTCAATATCAATCAAAAAATATTATTTTTGGATCAAAATACGATCAGCAGGAAATGGCCTTCAACTATCAACGCATCATTATCAAAATAGGCTCTAACGTTTTTACGCAGGAAAATGGCTTACCCAACCTGCAGCGTATAGAACACCTGGTTGAGCAGATAGCGGCGATCAAAAAACAGGGTAAAGAAGTTATCCTGGTATCATCGGGAGCAGTAGCTTCTGGTCGTAGCCTGATCACTATTTCCGAAAAATATGATGCCATCGCCGCGAGGCAGTTATTGGCCTCCATAGGTCAGGTAAAGCTGATCAATACGTATTCCAGTCTTTTTGAGCGCTTTGATATCCTTTGCTCGCAAGTGTTGGTCACTAAAGAGGATTTCAGGGATAGGATGCACTATCTGAATATGAAAAACTGCCTGGAGCTTTTATTACAGCACCAGGTTATACCTGTTGTGAACGAAAATGATGTAGTATCGGTAACAGAACTCATGTTTACAGACAATGATGAGCTTGCCGGTCTTATAGCTTCCATGCTGAATGCGGAGGCACTTATTGTGCTAACTAATGTAGATGGTATTTATAATGGCAATCCAAATTCGCCGGGATCGGCTGTAATTGAACAAGTTAACGGCGCTGTGGTTGATTTCTCTGAGTTTGTTTCCTCTGGACGTTCGCAGTTTGGCCGTGGCGGTATGATCACTAAATCAACCATGTCTCAAAAAACAGCGCAATTAGGCATTGCGGTACATATTGCTAACGGTTCCCGTGATAATGTTTTAACCGATGTGCTGGAAAATAAAGTAATACATACCCGCTTTATTCCTACAAAAAAAGCATCTGGTAAAAAGAAATGGATAGCGCATTCCGAAAAGTCGGCTACAGGTGTAGTACAGGTTAATGACGGTGCCAAGGTCGCGCTTACATCCAGCAAAGCCACCAGTTTATTACCTGTTGGAATTACTAATGTATTAACTGATTTTAAAAAGGGAGATATCATTAAGCTGGTTGATGAGAAAAATAAACAGTTGGGTTTGGGTATAGCGGAGTATGGAGCAGATAAGGCCAGGGAACGAGTTGGGCTTAAAAACCAAAAGCCTTTGGTACATTACGATTATCTTTATTTACAGAGTTAA
- a CDS encoding glutamate-5-semialdehyde dehydrogenase, protein MATVYDNYFQNALVAGRKPTLAPALINQVLQDVAAEAIAQTGYLLTENQKDLDRMDNTDPKYDRLKLTAARIEAIAGDMVNVALLDSPLGKQLSKTNMPNGLSITKVRVPLGVVGVIYEARPNVTFDVFALCFKTGNVSILKGSSDADFSNRAIISIIYKVLRKHHLDTDIVTLLPADREATAALLNAVGFVDVLIPRGSQSLINFVRDNSKVPVIETGAGIVHTYFDESGDLEKGAGIIANAKTRRVSVCNALDCLIIHASRIADLPRLTHLLKQKQVELFADETAHEVLKGNYPDDLLNKAIPEHFGTEFLSMKMAIKTVANLNQALEHIAVNGSKHSEAIISEDADHIATFLNNVDAAAVYANVSTAFTDGAQFGLGAEIGISTQKLHARGPMGLEELTSYKWLVKGDGQTRNP, encoded by the coding sequence ATGGCAACAGTATACGATAATTATTTTCAAAATGCGCTTGTTGCAGGCAGAAAACCCACTCTTGCCCCTGCTCTGATCAATCAGGTGTTGCAGGATGTGGCGGCTGAAGCTATTGCTCAAACAGGTTACCTACTAACTGAAAATCAGAAGGATCTTGACCGGATGGACAACACAGATCCTAAGTATGACCGGTTGAAGCTTACTGCTGCCCGTATTGAAGCCATAGCCGGCGATATGGTAAATGTGGCGCTTTTAGATAGCCCATTGGGTAAACAGCTTTCCAAAACTAATATGCCAAATGGCTTATCCATCACAAAGGTTAGGGTTCCATTGGGGGTTGTTGGGGTTATTTACGAAGCCCGGCCTAATGTTACTTTTGATGTATTTGCGCTTTGCTTTAAAACAGGGAACGTCAGTATTTTAAAAGGAAGCAGCGATGCCGACTTTTCCAATCGGGCAATTATTTCGATCATATATAAAGTATTGCGTAAGCATCATTTGGATACTGATATTGTGACCTTGCTGCCTGCTGATCGTGAAGCTACCGCTGCTTTATTAAATGCTGTTGGCTTTGTAGATGTGCTGATCCCGCGAGGAAGTCAGTCGTTAATTAATTTTGTTAGGGATAATAGTAAAGTACCCGTAATTGAAACCGGGGCTGGTATTGTTCATACTTATTTTGATGAGTCAGGTGATCTGGAGAAAGGTGCAGGAATTATCGCCAATGCCAAAACACGCCGGGTAAGTGTGTGTAATGCGCTCGATTGTTTGATTATTCACGCATCACGTATTGCTGATTTGCCAAGGCTTACACATTTATTAAAACAGAAACAGGTAGAATTATTTGCCGACGAAACTGCCCATGAGGTATTAAAGGGTAACTACCCCGATGATCTGCTGAATAAAGCAATTCCGGAGCATTTTGGTACCGAGTTCTTATCTATGAAAATGGCTATTAAAACGGTAGCTAATTTGAACCAGGCGCTTGAACATATTGCTGTAAATGGGTCAAAACATAGTGAGGCTATTATTAGCGAAGATGCCGATCATATAGCTACATTTTTAAATAATGTAGATGCAGCTGCAGTATATGCTAATGTCTCAACCGCATTTACTGATGGAGCCCAGTTTGGGCTAGGCGCCGAAATAGGCATCAGTACACAAAAACTCCACGCCCGCGGCCCTATGGGGCTTGAGGAATTAACCAGCTATAAATGGTTAGTTAAAGGCGATGGTCAAACCCGAAATCCATAA
- the mnmA gene encoding tRNA 2-thiouridine(34) synthase MnmA, whose translation MSKHGRILVAMSGGVDSSVAAVMLHEQGYEVIGLTMKTWDYASSGGSSKETGCCSLDSINDARALAVGYGFPHYILDIRNEFGDFVIDNFVDEYLAGRTPNPCVLCNTHIKWDALLKRADKLDCEFIATGHYANIRLQDNGRYVISKGKDENKDQSYVLWGVSQQNLARTKFPLGSFSKPEIRQMAMDMGQMELAGKSESYEICFVPDNDYRAFLRHKVEDLDDRIGPGNFTLTNGTIVGKHQGYPFYTIGQRKGLGVALGHPMFVTAIDPHTNTVVLGTADELERKQAWVKNLNLVKYANINEPIEAITKIRYKDAGTQSSIVQMGEHMKVDFHHNVSGIAPGQSAVFYEGNDLLGGGFLM comes from the coding sequence ATGAGTAAGCACGGTAGGATCTTAGTGGCAATGAGTGGTGGTGTTGATAGTTCGGTAGCGGCAGTAATGCTGCATGAGCAGGGCTATGAAGTTATTGGTCTTACCATGAAAACCTGGGACTATGCCTCATCCGGTGGTAGTTCAAAAGAAACGGGCTGCTGTAGTCTGGATAGTATTAATGATGCCCGTGCTTTAGCTGTAGGTTATGGCTTTCCACACTACATATTAGATATCAGAAACGAATTTGGTGATTTTGTGATCGACAATTTTGTAGACGAGTATCTGGCTGGCCGTACTCCCAATCCATGTGTATTATGTAATACCCATATTAAATGGGATGCCCTTTTAAAGCGCGCTGATAAACTCGATTGTGAATTTATTGCAACAGGGCACTATGCTAATATCCGGTTGCAGGATAACGGGCGTTATGTGATATCAAAGGGAAAAGACGAAAACAAAGATCAGTCTTATGTATTGTGGGGCGTATCTCAGCAAAATCTTGCCCGCACAAAATTCCCTTTAGGTAGTTTCTCTAAACCAGAGATCAGGCAAATGGCTATGGATATGGGACAAATGGAACTTGCCGGGAAAAGTGAAAGCTATGAAATATGCTTTGTGCCAGATAACGACTATAGAGCCTTTTTAAGACACAAAGTTGAAGATCTGGATGATCGTATAGGTCCGGGTAACTTTACGCTTACCAACGGCACCATAGTAGGCAAGCACCAGGGATATCCGTTTTACACCATAGGGCAGCGTAAGGGTTTGGGCGTAGCATTAGGGCACCCTATGTTTGTTACCGCCATAGACCCGCACACCAATACCGTTGTTTTAGGTACAGCTGATGAATTGGAACGCAAACAAGCCTGGGTTAAAAACCTTAATCTGGTTAAATATGCCAATATTAATGAACCTATAGAAGCTATTACTAAGATACGCTACAAGGATGCCGGTACGCAAAGCAGCATTGTACAAATGGGCGAACATATGAAAGTTGATTTTCATCATAATGTATCTGGCATAGCACCAGGCCAGTCGGCTGTATTTTATGAAGGGAATGACCTTCTTGGTGGTGGTTTCCTGATGTAG
- the topA gene encoding type I DNA topoisomerase encodes MAKNLLIVESPAKAKTIEGYLGKDFTVKSSYGHIRDLVKSEDAIDIANNFTQKYEVPADKKQVVSELKKLAKEAEMVWLASDEDREGEAISWHLFETLGLKDATTKRIVFHEITKPAILKAIDTPRKIDYNLVNAQQARRVLDRLVGFELSPVLWKKVKPSLSAGRVQSVAVRLIVDREREINKFKSEAAFKIVAIFGKGKEAFKAELAERFSKQEDAEKFLSDCIGADFDIRSLETKPAKRSPAAPFTTSTLQQEASRKLGYSVARTMQVAQKLYESGNITYMRTDSVNLSETALNAAQQEIVSAYGEKYHQHRKYKTKNASAQEAHEAIRPTYFTNHTIDGDSSEKRLYELIWKRAIASQMSEAQFEKTTAKISISSRREELTANGEVMKFDGFLKVYLESADDEEEDTQQDGENAMLPPLTKGQRLALQEMSATERFSRPPARYTEASLVKKLEELGIGRPSTYAPTISTIQNRGYVVKEEREGKIRNFRVLTLKGNAIVKENKTENTGAERGKLFPTDIGAVVNDFLVQYFNGIVDFNFTASVEKQFDEIAQGLKEWTDMLHAFYNPFHKEVQSTIETADKATGERELGVHPENGKKISVRIGRYGPFVQVGDSATEENEEKPLYASLRNGQSIETISLEEALELFKLPKVVGEYEGKVMKVAIGRFGPYISHNSAFVSLPKEIDPLDVTEEQAIELINAKRKKDAEKLIKSFDEDPEVKVLNGRWGPYIEFGKLNVKIPKDKDPLTLTYEECKALADAMPKDAKKGRFGKAASAKPAAKAPAKKKAVAKKK; translated from the coding sequence ATGGCCAAAAACCTACTTATAGTTGAATCTCCGGCGAAAGCCAAAACCATCGAAGGATATCTTGGGAAAGACTTTACGGTTAAATCAAGTTACGGCCATATCCGTGATCTGGTAAAATCTGAAGATGCTATTGATATAGCTAATAATTTCACCCAGAAATATGAAGTGCCAGCCGATAAAAAGCAAGTTGTCAGTGAATTAAAAAAATTAGCTAAGGAAGCCGAAATGGTTTGGCTCGCATCGGACGAGGATCGCGAGGGAGAAGCCATATCCTGGCATTTATTTGAAACACTAGGTTTAAAAGATGCTACCACCAAACGCATTGTTTTTCACGAGATAACCAAACCTGCTATTTTAAAAGCGATTGATACGCCTCGTAAAATTGACTATAACCTGGTTAATGCCCAACAAGCCCGCCGCGTGTTGGATAGATTAGTAGGTTTTGAACTCTCCCCTGTTTTATGGAAAAAAGTAAAACCATCTTTATCTGCTGGTCGGGTTCAATCAGTAGCAGTAAGATTGATTGTTGATCGCGAAAGAGAGATCAATAAATTTAAATCGGAAGCCGCTTTTAAAATAGTAGCCATATTTGGCAAAGGTAAAGAGGCATTCAAAGCTGAGCTTGCTGAGCGTTTTAGCAAGCAGGAAGACGCTGAAAAGTTTCTATCCGATTGCATTGGAGCTGATTTTGATATCCGGTCATTAGAAACAAAACCCGCAAAACGTTCTCCTGCTGCCCCCTTTACAACATCCACATTACAACAGGAAGCCAGCAGAAAATTAGGTTATTCTGTAGCCCGTACTATGCAGGTTGCTCAGAAACTATATGAATCGGGTAACATTACCTATATGCGTACAGACTCGGTTAACTTGTCAGAAACCGCGTTAAATGCCGCACAGCAGGAAATTGTTTCTGCGTATGGAGAAAAATATCATCAGCATCGTAAATATAAAACTAAAAATGCCAGTGCCCAGGAAGCGCATGAGGCAATAAGACCAACTTATTTTACTAATCATACCATTGATGGCGATTCTTCTGAAAAACGCTTGTATGAGTTGATCTGGAAACGTGCTATTGCTTCACAAATGAGTGAAGCACAGTTTGAAAAAACAACCGCGAAGATCAGCATTTCCAGTCGTAGAGAAGAACTGACGGCCAATGGTGAAGTAATGAAGTTTGATGGGTTCCTGAAAGTGTATCTGGAATCTGCCGACGATGAAGAAGAAGATACACAACAAGACGGTGAAAATGCTATGCTGCCTCCTTTAACAAAAGGCCAGCGTCTTGCATTACAGGAAATGTCGGCAACTGAGCGTTTCTCTCGCCCGCCTGCACGTTATACAGAGGCCAGTTTGGTTAAAAAACTGGAAGAATTAGGTATCGGTCGCCCGTCAACCTATGCCCCTACCATTTCAACCATACAAAACCGTGGTTATGTAGTTAAGGAAGAGCGCGAAGGAAAGATACGTAACTTCAGAGTATTGACTCTAAAAGGTAACGCTATTGTTAAGGAAAACAAAACCGAAAATACGGGTGCTGAACGGGGCAAACTCTTCCCTACCGATATTGGTGCAGTAGTGAATGATTTCCTGGTTCAATATTTTAACGGTATCGTCGATTTTAACTTTACAGCAAGCGTTGAAAAACAATTTGACGAGATAGCGCAAGGTTTAAAAGAATGGACGGATATGCTCCATGCTTTTTATAATCCTTTCCATAAAGAAGTTCAAAGCACCATAGAAACTGCTGATAAAGCTACGGGCGAACGCGAACTAGGCGTACACCCAGAGAATGGTAAAAAAATATCGGTACGCATTGGCCGTTACGGCCCGTTTGTACAGGTAGGCGACAGTGCTACAGAAGAAAATGAAGAAAAACCGCTTTACGCGAGTTTAAGAAATGGGCAGAGCATAGAAACAATCAGTCTTGAAGAAGCTTTAGAGCTTTTTAAACTACCAAAGGTTGTTGGAGAGTACGAAGGTAAGGTAATGAAGGTGGCTATTGGCCGTTTCGGGCCATACATTAGCCATAACAGCGCGTTTGTTTCTTTACCAAAAGAAATTGATCCGCTAGATGTCACTGAGGAGCAGGCAATCGAATTGATCAATGCTAAACGTAAAAAAGACGCCGAAAAATTGATCAAATCTTTTGACGAAGATCCGGAGGTTAAAGTATTAAATGGTCGCTGGGGACCTTATATCGAATTTGGTAAATTAAATGTAAAGATCCCTAAAGATAAAGATCCTTTGACCCTTACTTATGAAGAGTGTAAGGCCTTGGCTGATGCTATGCCAAAGGATGCTAAAAAAGGACGGTTTGGTAAAGCTGCTTCAGCAAAACCCGCAGCCAAAGCACCGGCAAAGAAAAAAGCTGTAGCAAAGAAGAAATGA